In Rutidosis leptorrhynchoides isolate AG116_Rl617_1_P2 chromosome 2, CSIRO_AGI_Rlap_v1, whole genome shotgun sequence, one genomic interval encodes:
- the LOC139891930 gene encoding NAC domain-containing protein 92-like, producing MEYTFHHEEQIDLPPGFRFHPTDEELISHYLYPKVSNTNFFALAIGEVDLNKVEPWELPWKAKLGEEEWFFFCVRDRKYPTGSRTNRATSAGYWKATGKDKEIYKDKSLVGMKKTLVFYKGRAPKGEKTDWVIHEYRLDGMFSTNNLPKSAKGEWVISRVFHKCSGGKKVPLSGLLKIKDGNNYDYVVGSTNLPPLMEISSVDGGSRTETSHVTCFSYSIEEQKPNNDEMKGSWSSSSSLIASRTNNVYPTVQNIENFQYHDTTWMQDPSILRILLDGENDSNVRQNPKIELVDDQDYGINLYGQVDYDCIWNY from the exons ATGGAATACACTTTTCATCATGAAGAACAAATTGATCTCCCTCCTGGTTTTCGATTTCATCCAACTGATGAAGAACTCATATCTCACTACCTTTACCCTAAAGTGTCTAATACTAATTTTTTTGCACTTGCAATTGGTGAAGTTGATTTGAATAAAGTCGAACCATGGGAGCTTCCAT GGAAAGCGAAACTTGGTGAAGAAGAATGGTTCTTTTTTTGTGTTCGTGATCGAAAGTACCCGACTGGATCAAGAACGAATAGAGCTACAAGTGCAGGGTATTGGAAAGCAACAGGGAAAGATAAAGAAATTTACAAAGACAAATCACTTGTAGGAATGAAGAAAACACTTGTTTTTTATAAAGGAAGAGCTCCTAAAGGTGAAAAAACAGATTGGGTTATTCATGAATATCGATTAGATGGAATGTTTTCGACCAATAATCTTCCAAAATCGGCTAAG GGTGAATGGGTGATTAGTAGGGTGTTTCACAAGTGCTCTGGAGGGAAAAAGGTTCCACTTTCCGGATTATTAAAGATAAAAGATGGAAATAATTATGATTATGTTGTGGGGTCAACTAATTTGCCACCATTAATGGAGATTTCAAGTGTTGATGGAGGATCAAGAACAGAAACATCACACGTGACCTGCTTCTCCTATTCCATTGAAGAACAAAAGCCAAACAATGACGAAATGAAGGGGAGTTGGAGCTCGAGTAGTTCGTTAATTGCTTCAAGAACCAACAACGTTTATCCTACGGTTCAAAACATTGAAAATTTTCAGTATCATGACACGACGTGGATGCAAGACCCGTCGATCCTTAGAATATTACTCGATGGAGAAAACGATTCAAACGTGAGGCAGAACCCGAAAATCGAATTAGTAGATGATCAAGATTATGGTATAAATTTGTATGGTCAAGTTGATTATGATTGCATATGGAATTATTGA